From the Gossypium hirsutum isolate 1008001.06 chromosome A02, Gossypium_hirsutum_v2.1, whole genome shotgun sequence genome, the window AACATTTTCCCTTGTTTCATGTTCTTGAAATGCTTCAATTTTTCGAAACATTTAggaaattaaatgatatttaggaTGTTTGGAATCGAAATTGAGGATTAGAAACGAGATTAGGATGTcaaaaattcaatttcaacaaaACTAGATAGTTTTCGGTAGTGAAAAATGAGAggcttgaattgtatatttcttgTTATTTGGTTGTGTTCAAGGCTATTTTTGATGAGTTTGGAGTGTGTTTGTTATGTGTGTTAAGTTTTGGATCAATTGGGAGCCACTACAAGTAAGTCTAAAGACAAGGAAAAGATTGTTTGAGCTTTTGGCTTGTAAACAGAAGCGTGATTGGTGAGTGTCTAGAGTCACTGTCTGTATGCGCGATTCATAGCGTTATTTGGGATAttaggaatagcctaaacctCTATTCTAAGTTTTGAGTGTAATCCTTTCTTATGCTTGTTGTCttgttatgaaaatatgcatAATGTATGTCGAATTGTGGAATATGATGCTGATGTGATAGGTAAAGTAAGTGAATACTGGTATGTGGTATGTGATAATCTGATTTTAATGCATTCCTAGGTGAAAAAatatgtgatggctcaatgagcatatTTGTGGCACTTAAAGTGAAACTAAATGTGAATCtgataagcatgcattgtgtacaaTTTTGTGATATAAATGGATGAATATGAACAGTGATGATGTGCATTAAAGCAATAATTAAGTGTGTGAAATTGTGGATATTTTAGCTTTATGATCTCCTAaaactgttggatatagttggcatgccatatgattgtgagtactcacctttgtgttGTGATTTAGGCATTACGACCTCGGGATAGATTGGAGAGATAAGAGGATgtcgagctaagctccattcatcgggacatattggtgtgttggagagtgtttagctttatccaatgtgtggtgatagaacccacttttatgtttcataatctCAAGGTGCCAAATTACAATTAAATGACTTATATATGAGATATATTGTGTGAAATTGTATGTGACAGTATATGATACTTTTATGAATTAATGAAGCATGAACACGTAATTTTGAGTCGATTAGAATATGCTTGTGAAtgtgttgtagtatgctcttgtttaacctttgatattgtgtGTGCTTTGTAGTTATTTCGTCATTCACTAAGTTTGTTTAAGCTCACACACTACTCATTAAATCTTTGCAGATAAGTAGTGTTTTCGGTGTTTATGATTTAGCCAAGGAAGTGATCCTAGCAAGGAAATAAGTTTAAGTAGGTCGTGTTATAAACTTTGGGTATTTTTGAATAAAGGCAATGTAGGTTTATAATTTCGTTtgattataattatttgtttattgttatttttaactTTGGAGTTTTGGTATTGTTTGGAACTATAATTATGAATGTTTCATGATTGGTAATGTGTCTAATGATGCATGTTGAAAGCAATAATCGTTGAGTATGAGTGttcctctgttttttttttgtgttcttGTTGATTTTGTAACTACCCCATTTtgggggctagtcagaatagtggtctcgagaccacaaattcgaagacagagaaattgttttattattcaaatagagtcatagcatgtttataatagtgcatgaaaaaattttaacgtttgtgagcccaattgcaaaaaatgactaaatcgcataaagtacaaaagtcttaaattgataacTAAGGGTGCCAAATTTCCATGTATCATAAGTTGGGGGCTTTTAAAGTGAAATTGGGAATTTAAATAGGTGATGGCCTGCCATGGAAGAtggaaatgttgaaaagtcaacattaggtgaaatttgatgacataaggtgtattataataatacctaagcctagctatcatctttttctttcattatcTATTCATTCCACCAATTTTTTATCCATTGTTAAGGGTTTTGAACTTCAAAATTTGATTTGGAAGATTTTAGATGAGGCACATAGCGATTGTTTGTCCATCCAcccaggtagtgtgaaaatgtacaacgacctgaagaaaacgtactggtggtcaggaatgaaaagagacatttcagagttcatttccaagtgtctagtgtgtcagcaagtgaaggctgaacattaggtaccttcgggtctacttcagcccatcacggtccccgagtggaagtgggatcggattatGATGGACTCCGTGACGAGTTTCCCATTAACCTCGAAGAAAAAGGATGCTATCTGGGTTATTGTgaataggctaacaaagtcgacacattttataccagtgcgtaccgactactcctTTGAGAGATTAGCCGACttgtatatttttgagattgtgaggctacatggggtgcccttgtcgattatttcggatagagacccgagatttacctcgaggttttggaaaaagttacaagaggctttggggaCTAAGTTGACTTTTAGCATGGCATTTCACCCACAAATCgacggtcagtcggaaagagtgattcagattttagaagatatgttacggtgttgtgttctcgaatttcaaggtagttgggaaaagtacttgccattggttgaatttgcttataacaacagttatcaagcaagattgaagatggcgccttatgaagctttgtatgggcgaaagtgtcaAACGCtcttatattggaccgagcttagaaAGAGTCATATTCATGGGGTCAatttagtcaaagagactgaaaagaaagttaaagtgattcgtgactgctTGAAGGCCGCCTCGGATAGAAATAAATCCTATgagaatttgaaatgaaaggaaattgagtttcaagtcagtgataaggtatttttaaaagtatctccgtggaggaaagtcctcagatttggtagaaaaggcaagttgagtcctcgtttcataggaccttatgtggtTACCGAGAGAATAAGGCTAGTTGCCTACCGATTGGATTTGCcatcagaattggaaaagattcacgatgtgtttcatatGTCCATGCTACgttgatatagatcagaccctttgCATGTGATTACGCCATCAGAGGTTGAGATTAATCCAAACATGACTTATGGTAAAGATctggtcaagattttagctcgggaagtcaaacagttgagaaataagagaatagcacttgtgaaagttttgtggcatagacatggagtcgaggaagccacacgGGAActcgaggagactatgagagatcagtacccaaacttattcaccggtaagattttcgaggacgaaaatccctaagggggagaaatgtaacagcccgattttaggggctagtcagaatagtggtcttagGACCACAAATACGatgtcagagaaattattttattattaaaatagagtcatagcatgtttataatagtgcatgaaaattttggtgagctaattttaacgtttgtgaacccaattgcgaaaaatgattaaatcgcataaagtgcaaaagtcttaaattgataacTAAGGGTTCCAGATAgccatgtatcataaattggggatttttaaagtgaaattgggccattaaataggtgatggccggccatggtagatggaaatgttgaaaagtcaacattaggtgaaatttgatgacataaggtgtattataataatacctaagcctagctatcatctttttctttcattcccTCTTCATTCCACCTATTTTTTTTCAGCCATTGTTAAGGGTTTTGAACTTCAAAATTTGCAGAAACTTATtcctctcacaagtaagtgattttaatgagttttcttgaaggtttttgcatttttgagacttttgaagcatgagctttcaaatgagaggtctatgttgcaaaatgattaagagtttagggttttaccatgagagtatttagggtgttttctaaaattttatggaagaaaatgagtcttgggtgtcttataaacaatttttatgaaaagtgttagcatgaaaacacctaataaGACTAATgtgcataaattgtaaaatagacaataaatgtgtgaaatagtgagaatttggagttgctataagagtcaaagaggttcggctagtcttgagaaataaataaattcgataaaaattgattttcgggccgaggggtaaaatggtcattttgcaaaagtctaggggcaaaatggtcatttagcccAATTGTGAATTGTTGAGTGCTTAGGTTTATAAAGTGACTTAATAAGtgcattttttattataaatcaagaaatacCGAGTCCAAATCTAGACCCGGGAAAAGCCAAGCAAACCGACTAAATCGGCTaatcgccacattttgtaatctgaggtaagttttatataaataatacaactacattgttaattatatgtgcttgaattattatagcataaattgcttgattgtgaaattgagaatgtataatgataaatgagatagtagaatttcCGTTGGAACCTTAAgaagtaaatcggatattcatgccatgacattgggtcattcgtgtgtgagctagtgtaagacatgtctgggacatgcatcggccacattatgagagccagtgtaaggccatgtctgggacatagcatcgacattgagacgagggccagtataagacatgtttggggcatgcatcggcctcgagatgtaagccagtgtaagacatgtctgggacatgcatcggctacgagatgatagtcagtgtaataccatgtctagaacatggcatcaacttgagatatgagccagtgtaagaccatgtccaggacatggcatcggcaccttaccctatGCTTGAGGCTTATGTAATATCCGGTAGTAtaccgaatggttcaacggtgaaagttatgttcttaagctaatgaggaaagtataaccgtgttgtgagtggtacagatacctaattggtacgtatgagatatgagctcaaaaTATAATATGTGACTTGTTTGGTTGGTAATGGGTAAGTTATGCTTTGCCTACcttggtgttatgagcatgttgattattgataaattgttgttgtatacttacttatatgcaacttactaagttgttatgcttactcccttcccttttcatttccttacagtgccgcctaactagctcaaggattacCGGAAGTCAGATATATCGATCACACTCTCAACtgaagcatttggtatagttggatttatatttttgaatatggcatgtataggacttagactttattattttgtgtcactgaggtttggccatatgtattggcttaggttggaaacccttcaatttatattaagccttgaatgatggctaacattcattttgaatttataaaagatgcattatcatggttgaatgaatgtctattgtgacTGATTTGGTTATAGGAATTATACTTGTTTCAGTAGTGGTTGGTATTTGTATAGAACTacatatgtaagggtggcaatgaggcttggtaaatagccttatattgtccacacgggtaggcacacggacgtgtgtctaggccgtgtgtaacacacggtcttCCCCGTGGGtgtgtggtccggccgtgtgtcccctacacgtagaagatttcaagtcagtatgcatggtagtaaacacacgggcagagacacgaccgtgtgtctcagccgtgtgaagggcacggcctagcacatgggcgtgtgacttggccgtgtgacccttaagaattgctgacgtcagaaatagaatgtctaggtttttgcaaacgggctaggacacgggcgtgtcattgccatgtgaaggacacgggccaaagACACGGACATGTGCCAGTCTATGTGAAatcccctgtaggtgtgcatgtTCTCCACCCGTGTTTTAAACATGTGCCCCTGTGTCAAGTGACATTTCTCTATAGTTGGAAAAAGAACCCAGATCTGTCCCGAATGATTTTTGATGTGTGTTTtcggcctcgtaagcccatattaagaatatattgataagtgcaagaaagttttaaattttccaagtcaTAAAGACTCGGAATTGGTTGAAAGTATgagttcaagttaggtaatgcctcgtattccacCCCGGCgtaggatacgggtatggggtgttacagatttgtacaaaggtatcgatacttaggGCTTAAAAATTGATACCTCTATGTTAAAATGTATGTGCAGAAAAATATTAGCttaatttggtatcaatacccTATCACAAGTATCGATACTCTGGGTAAAAATACTGATATCTTTGTTTATGTATCGATAAAATATTTTTGGTTCAAAATTGAGTTGGAAAAATAGAATGCTGGAATGATATTAATTTTCTGTTCAATATCGATACCTGTTTTACTAAATATCGATACCTACTAgtgagtatcgatacctacgttattttatttggaaattttttaaatgatCTGTAAGCATCTATTTAAACTTTTTCGAATGTCGTATAATGTTTCTTTAGTCGTAATCACCTTTGGAAATGCTTAAGCTAATAGAAATTGTTCTTTCTTAAAGCTATGTGTGCATGTGTAATTATTATGATGTTGATATAGCATCCTATAACTCAGGTCCAGTGACCGGACCGGGTGATGGGGGTTACAAACTTGTTTTTAAACAACCTAAGTGAACCATTCGAACCAAGCTCGAGGAGACTACTTTAGAACATACAAAGATTTCTTGAGCTTACATACTTgagttcaaaatttttcttcaaaacataGAGGAGGATTCTTCACATTCTTCTTCAAGTTTTCCATTTAGGAAAGTATTCTTCACATCCAACTGCTGTAAagaccaatcaagattaacaACAATGGATAAAAGAACTCTAATAGAATTTAACTTAGCTACTGGAGCGAATGTCTCAAGATAGTTTATGCCATATGTTTGAGTGTACTCTTTAGCCACCAGTCGAGCTTTTGTATTTGTCTAAAGATCCATCCAATCTAaatttggttgtgaacacccatttacagccCACTATTTTTTTTCTACAGGTAATTCCATTGTTTCCTATGTAGCTATTTTTTCAAGAGCACGCATCTCCCCTAAAACAGCCTCATTCCATTCAGGAATCTGTAAAacatctttcacatttttgggtattttcaCAGTATCGAGACACGAAACAAACCTCATgaccgtgaagttgagtttgtgattgatCTGGTTCCTAGAACTATATCGATATTGATATCACCTTATCGTATGGCACcagctgagttaaaagagttgaaagcacaattgcaagaattgTTAAACAGAGGGTTTATTTGACTGAGCGTATCTCTTTGGGGTGcgcctgtgttgtttgtgaaaaagaaatactgCTCTTtaagattgtgtattgactacagGCAGTTGAATAAagtcacaataaagaataagtatcccttgccagGTATTGACGATTTTTTTGATCAACTATATATCTATTTCCATATAACcgattcatataaccatttcatatatttatttttcagccgatgaaccaaatgaaataaagTCAGATACATGGGAACGacgctcacacaagctatgggtCAAGAAGTTaggctacatgatgctgctcacatgatTTATGGAGAATCCATAACAAATGTAGGACTTCAGtcatcggtaggacatccaagaccaacacccgaaataGTAAataaccctaataacatgtcatttgtatcctaagcattCACGAGGTTTATACGGGTCATGTTTCATATGTATATCATTTAGTCACATACACATTATTTCGTAACAAGAATTCATCCATGTAgtttctcaatttcaaacataacctttaatttaattaacattacaACTTAGTTCATTTCATCCCTTACCATTTAACAAGTAAATGAACTCAATCACAACATATATAGatagatattaaataaaaaatacaactaattaatttaaccaATTTATAAACTTACTTAACCACAATAACTACGAACACGTCAACGAAGACTACTCAACCACTTTTCTTTTCCTTCGAATATCAACCAACTAATCctttttttatctaaatataatatttttattcaattaatcaatttaaatagtttaaaacacttaaattcacatatataacactttatcaaaattttacatttttagcctaaattttacgtttttattaaatttagtccttaaacccgaAACTTTCAAATCTATCACAATTTAACCAAATCAATGCTAGCCAAATTTTATACAGTCACTATACAAcccatatttatcaaattttcacaagaatttcatgtaattttagtattttaacaacttagtccttaaactttaaaactaaccaaaatcattttacaaaatagtcttatttaactatcaagcttaacaatctatcatcaaactttaaaaaatcacaaattcaccaATGATATAtctcaaatttaacatttttacaaattagtctttggGTTAGCAAAATTAAGttacaacgatttcaaaaatataaaaatcactaaaaatggacTCGAAGCACATACCATACAATGGTTGAAAGCTTCCTTCTACAACAATGAAGAATTCAGTTTTTAAGAGGAAAATGGTGAAAAATTgataatgtttttcttttattttgttttattataaattaattaacattttaatataaaaaataacatatatatattttttcattcacAACCGTCCACTATATGcttatttaccatttaaaaccATCAACTTAGTTTTTTATAATCAATTAACCCATTTAAATTAATAGCGATTGATTTTTGtgattttacgatttagtcatttttctttaattaactattcaattaccaaaatttttgcacCAAATTTTAATTTACCTATATaacaactccataaatatttaataataatatttataggcTCAATTTATgcaaatgaggtcccgatacctcatttttcaaaaccacttgactttagggacaaaccacttgaacttaattgtttgtccaattaacaaaatttatcaaaccaaaattcaatataatattatatttaattcgtaaatattaaataataatgaactcacttgtcggatttgtggtctcaaaacactttttttgacaccactgaaaacgtGTTGTTACAATTTTCTTCAAATTGAAGGTTCAATTCTTCAACTAACATGCAAGGGCGTAGCTTGGggggggggctggcatgggccccggccccccctaaaatgtaaaattatatttttgaccctttaaattttttaaaaattttaaattagtaaaggtaaaattgtactttggcccccctaaaattataaaaatttgatttaatcttttacaaattataaagatataaactatagaaaattaaaatttcatccgcccCCCCTAAAAATTTTTTTTCGCTTCACCCCTGCTAACATGAGTTATGTTATAATGGTGGAAGAGAGTGATCTATCTCTATTCAAGACTCgggtaatatatatttttagttgtatgaaatgattatatgtataatttagggatttatcTAACACTGTAATACTTTTTAACGCAGGAACATTTCTCAAATGATTTAGAATCTCAAAAAGATTGATGATAATTCATGAGAAagacttattttattatttgtaattatataatgttttgagaataatattattatatggtTTTTATAGTCGTATCTTGTATTTCGTTTTAGTTATTATTTAGTATGGAAGAAgttcaattaatatttttgtaaatatatgattttggtaAGTCAATGTTAATTAGAAAATGATATAACtaaaaagtttaatatttttctatACTTTGAGGGGATTCTATGAATACGCAAGACACTGATCATTCTTTGGTACAATTTAATTCTACAAAAACAtacaaaattcttattttttattttttctgtgCCAATAAGAACTTTTATTAAAAGGAAAAACCACTAAAAGTGCTAAATAGATGTTCAAGATACaacatttcaatataaacaaaaaaaaaagaagaaaaaaaacaccaAATTGTTGGGCACACCCTCAAAGTTTAAATTATAAAGCTTTTCAATCATAAGGAAATAATTTGACACTTGCCAACCAAGGAATCACACAAGAAACAATCCCCATATATTGATGTAGGTGAAGGCCATGGAGTTAATTGGTCAGTTAGAGGTATCGAGCGAGGCCCTTAAAGTCAAGGATTCAACGACACTTCTTTCAACAATGATATGGATATTACATTTGCTCACAAGACCATGGTACTCACTATTGGAATTTGCTATGTCATAACTCATAATGTACTCGTACAAAAATGCTAGTCAATGTTGATTGCCCCTTCAAGCAGGATCCAAACAAACACCTAGTTTTATCAATCAGTAATTAAAACCAATCATGCTAGTGCAAGATAGGCACAAAATACAAACATATATCCAAATTCataacaaagcaaaaaaaaaaaaaaaaaaaaaacaaacttgaAACCACAAACTAAAAAATCGAATCCGAACGATTTTAATTCATGGAGCCTTTGCAATCATTTTCATCAGCTTTCAATGACAATGCCTCTTAATTTGTTGTGTACTTAAGCATCTATAAatcataaaaacaacaaaagaaaaaaaaacctcatGGATTAAAGTTTGAACTATAAGGAGATGAAAAGTTAATATCTAAAAAGAGAAATCTGAGAAGCATCAACGTATAGATTGCGTGGTATTTGCAACATAGAAAACAAATGTACAACCATAATAGAATTTTAACATCTAAATTTCGTAAATTAATCTTATTCTTTTAAACAAAATCAACAATAGAATTTGCATAAACATATGTAACAAATATAAATTTGATGAAACAATAAATCACTGAATGCTACATGTCTTAAATACAACTATAAATGCAAAGAAAATGCTTCATCTATATTATTGCGGTCAATGATGGAAATCTCTAAAACTTTAACCATTACTATTATTGAAAAAGAGATTATAGAAAATAATGCTATCAAATATTGACAAAGAGAAAGCTTTGATTTTGCttttaaaataactcaaaaatagCCATAACACAATCAAAGTTCCCATATTTTATACTATTActaaaaaagttaaattctagacCGAGAACAAAATTGAAgaacaaaactcataatttcactaaattatattatgtaattCTTTTGTAGGTAGCCATGGCATTACTAAAGTGATAACTAAATAATTCACATAAACTAAAGTTTTCATAATTTACAATGTATGCTGCAAAAAACCATGATTTATAAAACAATAAACTAAAGAACTTTATCTCTATGTGAATGAAGAGTTCTGATTGATACTATTTCCTGATTCgaggaaaacaaataaaagttATTTGTGCAATATGAACAATTGAGTGAGCTATAAAAGTAAGATACTTTCACACATTTCTATTTCAATACAACAATCTTGTGTAAAGCTTAAATTCTCCATAAAAAATTGAGTTTATGTATACTTGAAGCAATTTTGTGTTTGCAAGAGGAAAACTCTAATTCTCCATAAAAGAATTGTCCTTTTAAATCTTTCAATTATCTGATAACATTGATATATTatcaaaaaaaacaaaacatgattaaaaaaaatttaagaacccAAAAATTGAAGTTCTATCAGACCTTATAAAACAAATACAATGTTAACTGGATATGAATACCTTATATAAAAGAAATGGAAGAACATTAAAATTTGGATAAACTCGTACATGTGGATTGGAAATGagtgatataattttttttttttaaaattccaaaGAATTTGAACAAATGTCCAACCcgaaaatttcatgtttgctaGATATGAATACcctaaaaaatgaaagaaaattaaaaattaaaatgaaatcatACTTGTGATTGGCGAATGAGTGATATAAACAAATAGAGAATCGTacaatgaaattaattttttcagaCAAACGGCATTTGATGTTAACTCCATGATGAAAAAAGGAATTGATAAATGATCTGTAACGGAATTGAGATTTATTTTAgagatttgagttttttttagggaaagggatttgatttttttcttttttggatgaAAGAGATTTGAGTTTTAATCtaaatattactttttttaaattaccaaaatatgtGTCTACTACATAAAAAGTGTTACTAGTGACCTGATATCCCGGCCCGCCATGACTTTCTTCAGGAGAATCCAAAAATTGAAGCTTTTTTCTTGTGCTAAATAGTGCCAAGTCATTACAATGCAAAATACTGAAAACCAGGCCTTCGATCATACTAATCCTTACCAATTTAACTTCAAATGTATTTATTACATACAAATTTTGTAGCAGCGAAGTTTATAAAGGAAAGAAAATGTGACAAAAGCAGAGGAGAACAGAAAACAAGAATGATCTATTAACTTAAAAAGCCAGTTTATTTTCTGTACATTTGATTTCATATATACCTACACATCATGATTAAACATACGGATTGATTTCTTAATTCTAAAATGACCCATTACCTGTAGGGAATAGGAATAGGTATCTATATATCTCGCTTAGGCTTCCGGCTCAATTCTGAGTAGTGACCGCCCATTTCCTGCAAAATCTCCATCCACAAACTTTCTGAAGATGAGTCCAATGTGTCTCCAAAAATCAGATTCGGACTACAAGCAGCCACATACCAATATTCTGATTCAATTTCCTCTATCAGCTGGTCCAGCTGCCACCCAGCATAACCGACAAAGAACTTGAAATCCTGAGACTTAAGTACTCCTCTCTTCACTAGCTCTGCAGCTTTATCCAAACTATTTCGAGCACCGAAACAGAGGCCAGGAATCACCTCTTCAAACCCAGGGAACTTCAACTTTTTACCAACTCTTAAAAGAAACATACTCGCCTCAAGAGGCCCTCCAAAGTGCAGGGCACAATCAGCAAAAGTAGTAGCTAATTCATTATTAGTGGGTTTCATGTGTTTGATCTTCTTGTGCACCGGGCGATTAATAACAACTCCAAATGGCCCCTCTTGTGGGTGTCTGGTTCCAGATCTTAGAAGGACAACAACCGTTCTTTCAAAGGTGCGAACGCCGTCCAGCTTCTCTGTGGCAACAAGAACACAGCCAGTCTCTGGCACAGAAAGAGGGTGGGCCCATTTTTTGCCAAGAGGTTTCGACACATGAGGTGTCT encodes:
- the LOC107951344 gene encoding uncharacterized protein, with the protein product MDLWTVHVKNANTCSPAAGLAGALLLKGNSIPERPNSLMIGKLGILDIRVSRRCLSSSAARSFTVKAMTKKNNDDNSSSSSGNGDQSIPNEESSGRNNSPDGNKSYDSASQNSHYTDTDWREFRAMLYKNYQVEKTESGTHKQGETPHVSKPLGKKWAHPLSVPETGCVLVATEKLDGVRTFERTVVVLLRSGTRHPQEGPFGVVINRPVHKKIKHMKPTNNELATTFADCALHFGGPLEASMFLLRVGKKLKFPGFEEVIPGLCFGARNSLDKAAELVKRGVLKSQDFKFFVGYAGWQLDQLIEEIESEYWYVAACSPNLIFGDTLDSSSESLWMEILQEMGGHYSELSRKPKRDI